The following coding sequences lie in one Spirosoma sp. KUDC1026 genomic window:
- a CDS encoding gliding motility lipoprotein GldH, with protein sequence MKRIYLALLVVVAVMSGCDTNAVYKEYTDIDEGKWFVKDAPSFTFEIKDTTIAYNIYYNLRNSLSYDYYNLYLTRYLRDESGKELESRLDELILMDPKTGKPTGEGIGDLFDHKFLMKRNYRFPKAGKYTMQIKQYMRQDPLLHVESVGITVEKAASAN encoded by the coding sequence ATGAAAAGAATTTATCTGGCGCTGCTGGTAGTAGTTGCGGTCATGTCAGGCTGCGATACGAATGCTGTTTATAAAGAATATACGGACATTGACGAAGGGAAATGGTTTGTTAAAGACGCCCCGTCGTTTACGTTCGAGATCAAAGACACGACTATTGCGTACAATATTTATTACAACCTCAGAAATTCGCTCTCCTACGATTATTATAACCTGTATCTGACGCGCTATCTACGCGACGAGAGCGGCAAAGAATTAGAATCCCGGCTGGATGAATTGATTCTGATGGATCCCAAAACGGGCAAACCCACCGGTGAGGGGATTGGCGACCTGTTCGACCACAAGTTTCTGATGAAGCGCAACTACCGGTTCCCCAAAGCGGGAAAATACACCATGCAGATTAAACAGTACATGCGGCAGGACCCGCTGCTGCACGTAGAAAGCGTTGGAATCACCGTTGAAAAGGCAGCTTCTGCCAACTAA
- a CDS encoding M56 family metallopeptidase, giving the protein MDTLRYVLLANGLLVVVSAAYYLLLRHETFFGVNRLILWLGVVASFTLPLVELPDWSPQPVQTAIQRTTQVVRPEYFKQPILPQLATQSVETNLPVDSGTAFTLTWMEAVACLYGFILFGLLIRFSSQLFSLLRLIRRSEQEPYDDFILVSSPTVQSPFSFFNWVVINPALYTADELELILRHERLHVRSKHSLDTIAASLLCCFLWFNPAIYLFRYLLHQVLEFSADQAVLSEGVDARAYQYSLLRVSMADSSSTISNHFNKSQLKTRIAMIARTRSSMLTAVKYPLVGLIILIVTAAFARPALTKAIVIESLPAPASVNQATNSLPVETAMPSLPLPETDLNEAVADVVTTPDSARKIAKIAPEVPLKSRLLVKQGNYLYWVVTPKTTLDDFTLLKQELAQYGNTMQLNEVKYDPLYTYIDRLVFTVVRSSGGLTQITETDDDTKPIPTVSGYIGIGAQAGAAGTSQLKSVDKDDFWKRGTGAPFPTQLQQIADNDESAVAQFVAEHRLDYLIHEGEQKFAQNSGRTKFGKVFFQNKSIKASGLTRIDDDHLSVVDELQAVPLYINNKPATLTDVTALTVDQLYSVIKVTKYDATQKKSVNSALLIYTDDSN; this is encoded by the coding sequence ATGGATACCCTGCGCTACGTATTACTTGCTAATGGGTTGCTGGTGGTCGTGAGCGCGGCTTATTACCTGCTACTCCGTCACGAAACGTTCTTTGGAGTCAATCGGCTTATTCTATGGCTAGGGGTTGTAGCCTCATTCACGTTACCCCTAGTGGAGCTACCTGACTGGAGTCCGCAACCAGTGCAAACAGCTATACAACGTACCACGCAGGTTGTCCGACCAGAGTATTTCAAGCAGCCTATTCTTCCACAATTGGCTACGCAGTCAGTTGAAACAAACCTGCCGGTTGACTCAGGCACCGCCTTCACCTTGACATGGATGGAAGCCGTTGCCTGCCTGTATGGTTTCATTCTATTTGGATTACTGATCCGGTTCAGTAGTCAGCTGTTTTCGTTACTCCGGCTGATACGTCGATCGGAGCAGGAACCGTACGATGATTTTATTCTTGTATCCTCTCCAACTGTTCAATCTCCCTTTTCTTTTTTTAACTGGGTCGTAATTAACCCAGCGCTGTACACCGCCGACGAGTTGGAGCTAATTCTGCGCCATGAACGTCTTCACGTTCGATCCAAACATAGTCTGGATACCATAGCTGCCAGTCTGCTCTGCTGTTTTCTTTGGTTCAACCCGGCCATTTACCTTTTTCGGTATCTACTGCATCAAGTCCTGGAGTTTAGCGCGGATCAGGCTGTATTGTCTGAGGGAGTGGATGCCCGCGCGTATCAGTACAGCTTGCTTCGGGTAAGTATGGCTGATTCCTCATCAACGATTAGTAACCATTTCAATAAGTCTCAACTAAAAACCCGCATTGCTATGATCGCCCGCACCCGTTCGTCAATGTTGACGGCTGTTAAATACCCACTTGTTGGTCTTATCATACTCATCGTAACAGCAGCGTTTGCTCGTCCGGCGCTCACCAAGGCCATTGTTATCGAGAGCTTGCCTGCGCCGGCTTCGGTGAATCAAGCGACTAATTCTTTACCTGTAGAGACAGCTATGCCCTCGTTACCGCTGCCAGAGACAGATTTAAACGAAGCAGTTGCAGACGTAGTAACTACTCCTGATTCCGCTCGCAAAATTGCTAAGATTGCTCCGGAAGTCCCTTTGAAATCACGTTTACTAGTCAAACAAGGTAACTATCTGTACTGGGTCGTTACGCCCAAAACCACTCTGGATGATTTCACACTGCTTAAGCAGGAACTTGCCCAATACGGCAATACCATGCAGCTTAACGAGGTCAAGTACGATCCGCTGTATACTTATATTGACCGTCTTGTTTTTACAGTTGTTCGCTCATCAGGTGGTTTAACGCAAATTACCGAGACCGACGACGATACTAAACCGATTCCTACCGTATCCGGCTATATAGGCATTGGCGCTCAAGCGGGCGCGGCTGGTACGAGTCAATTAAAGTCTGTTGATAAAGATGATTTCTGGAAGAGAGGTACCGGTGCCCCTTTTCCCACTCAATTACAACAAATTGCTGACAACGATGAATCAGCCGTAGCTCAGTTCGTGGCAGAGCATCGTCTCGATTATTTGATTCACGAAGGAGAACAGAAATTTGCGCAGAACAGCGGTCGGACCAAATTCGGGAAAGTCTTTTTCCAAAATAAATCTATCAAAGCAAGCGGGCTCACCCGAATAGACGACGACCACCTTTCTGTTGTTGACGAGCTACAAGCGGTTCCACTCTACATCAACAATAAACCAGCCACCTTGACTGATGTTACAGCCTTAACGGTCGATCAATTGTACAGTGTAATAAAAGTAACCAAGTATGACGCCACGCAGAAAAAGAGCGTAAACTCCGCTCTGCTGATCTATACCGATGACAGTAACTAA
- the purD gene encoding phosphoribosylamine--glycine ligase produces the protein MNILILGSGGREHAFAWKLSQSPLCSALFVAPGNAGTAQVATNLPIKFTDFPAIAKAVREHKIDLLIVGPEEPLVKGVVDYLRQQADLSELGIVGPDAEGAQLEGSKDFSKQFMVRYGVPTASSRTFTANTLADGLSFLETHSLPVVIKADGLAAGKGVIIAETIAEAKGALSDMLDGQKFGEAGSKAVIEQYLRGIELSVFVLTDGENYKILPEAKDYKRIGEDDTGPNTGGMGAVSPVVFANSSFMTKVEEKVVKPTLAGLKQEGIRYKGFIFIGLMKVNGEPYVIEYNARMGDPETEVVLPRIQTDFAELMIATANGELDQVTVQVSPQTAVTTVLVSGGYPETYETGKAISELERLEDVTAFHAGTTQKNGDVLTNGGRVLAITAQANSLENAVRKSQEAARMVQFDGKQYRRDIGLDLIRYSD, from the coding sequence ATGAATATATTAATACTGGGTTCGGGTGGGCGTGAACACGCTTTCGCGTGGAAACTGTCCCAAAGCCCTCTATGTAGTGCTTTATTTGTTGCACCTGGTAACGCGGGTACCGCGCAGGTAGCAACAAACCTGCCGATTAAGTTTACCGATTTCCCGGCTATTGCCAAGGCTGTTCGTGAGCATAAAATCGATTTGCTGATCGTTGGCCCGGAGGAGCCGCTGGTAAAAGGAGTAGTCGATTATCTGCGTCAGCAGGCTGATTTGTCGGAGCTGGGCATTGTTGGCCCGGATGCAGAAGGGGCTCAACTGGAAGGAAGTAAAGATTTTTCCAAGCAGTTTATGGTACGGTACGGGGTACCGACGGCATCATCCCGAACGTTTACTGCCAACACGCTGGCGGATGGCCTAAGCTTCCTGGAAACGCACTCACTGCCGGTTGTTATCAAAGCCGATGGCCTGGCTGCGGGTAAGGGCGTAATTATTGCTGAAACCATTGCGGAAGCAAAAGGGGCTTTGTCGGACATGCTCGATGGTCAGAAGTTTGGTGAAGCAGGCAGTAAAGCCGTTATCGAGCAGTATCTCCGTGGAATCGAGCTATCCGTATTTGTCCTGACCGACGGCGAGAACTACAAGATCCTGCCCGAAGCAAAAGACTACAAACGGATCGGTGAAGATGATACGGGTCCGAATACAGGTGGCATGGGAGCTGTATCGCCGGTTGTGTTCGCGAACAGTTCGTTTATGACGAAAGTAGAAGAGAAAGTTGTTAAGCCGACTCTGGCCGGATTAAAACAGGAAGGCATCCGATATAAAGGATTTATTTTTATCGGATTGATGAAGGTAAACGGCGAACCATACGTTATTGAATATAATGCCCGGATGGGCGACCCGGAAACCGAAGTTGTTTTACCCCGTATTCAGACCGACTTTGCGGAGTTGATGATAGCGACGGCTAATGGTGAGCTGGATCAGGTGACTGTGCAGGTATCTCCTCAAACGGCCGTAACGACCGTACTGGTTTCGGGGGGATATCCGGAAACCTATGAAACGGGTAAAGCTATTTCTGAGTTGGAACGGCTGGAAGACGTAACCGCATTCCACGCGGGAACGACGCAAAAAAACGGGGACGTACTGACCAATGGCGGGCGGGTGCTGGCCATTACAGCGCAGGCAAACTCACTCGAAAACGCTGTTCGGAAGTCGCAGGAAGCGGCCCGGATGGTGCAGTTCGATGGAAAGCAGTACCGTCGTGACATTGGACTTGACTTGATCCGATATTCGGACTAA
- a CDS encoding RNA polymerase sigma factor: MTALEFTNHIGKVSKSLRPFALRLTKDVEDANDLLQDTLLKAFTNRDKYTDGTNLKAWLYTIMKNTFITNYQRMVRKNTFIDTTDNLHYINSIESSTDNMAYSSFAQDDINHAVNGLDDTYRTPFMMHFRGFKYHEIAAKLDIPIGTVKNRIHIARKELKDQLKVYAHYNA, encoded by the coding sequence ATGACCGCTCTCGAATTTACTAACCATATCGGAAAAGTATCAAAGTCGTTACGTCCTTTTGCTCTTCGGTTGACTAAAGATGTTGAAGACGCAAACGATCTGCTTCAAGATACGCTGCTTAAAGCGTTTACCAACCGCGATAAGTATACAGATGGTACTAACCTGAAGGCATGGCTTTACACGATCATGAAAAACACGTTCATTACGAACTATCAGCGCATGGTACGTAAGAACACGTTCATCGATACGACTGACAATCTACATTACATCAACTCAATTGAAAGCAGCACCGACAACATGGCTTATTCATCATTTGCACAAGATGATATCAACCACGCTGTAAATGGTCTCGACGATACATACCGGACTCCATTTATGATGCACTTCCGTGGCTTCAAATACCATGAAATCGCAGCAAAACTGGATATCCCCATCGGCACTGTGAAAAACCGCATTCACATTGCCCGCAAAGAATTGAAAGATCAACTAAAAGTTTACGCTCATTACAATGCGTAA
- a CDS encoding DUF4293 domain-containing protein — MIQRVQSIFLFLIAVAMVLALANPIWEKAGLQPNEMANLTALQYSQVQAVDGRTAPATYVTPVWYLALLMGIVAIVALVALFQFKNRLLQTALCAVNALMLTAIMGIILYRTLYAAKSYGSPDSQGDFLFGFYAVIAALVFNALANRFIRRDEKLVRDSDRLR, encoded by the coding sequence ATGATTCAACGCGTTCAGTCAATATTTTTGTTTCTTATCGCTGTAGCAATGGTCCTCGCTCTAGCTAACCCAATCTGGGAGAAAGCGGGTCTGCAACCAAACGAGATGGCGAATCTGACAGCCCTGCAGTACAGTCAGGTGCAGGCTGTTGACGGCCGCACCGCACCAGCTACGTATGTTACCCCAGTCTGGTACCTCGCTCTGCTCATGGGCATTGTGGCTATTGTGGCGCTGGTTGCCCTTTTTCAATTTAAAAATCGCCTGTTGCAAACCGCTCTTTGCGCTGTCAACGCGTTGATGCTGACGGCTATCATGGGAATCATTCTGTACCGTACGCTCTACGCAGCAAAGTCGTACGGAAGCCCCGACAGTCAGGGAGATTTCCTATTTGGCTTTTATGCTGTTATTGCTGCGCTGGTGTTTAACGCATTGGCCAACCGCTTTATTCGTCGGGACGAAAAGTTGGTTCGTGATTCCGATCGACTCCGGTAA
- the recQ gene encoding DNA helicase RecQ: MMQIDQRVHVTLRERLKEIFGYSQFRGDQEAIIHSILEGRNTFVIMPTGAGKSLCYQLPAIVSEGTAIVISPLIALMKNQVDQLNAFGINAQFLNSTLSKTEMNKVKKDTLNGTLKLLYIAPESLTKEENLDFLKKANISFVAIDEAHCISEWGHDFRPEYRKIRGIVDNIGNLPVIALTATATPKVQQDIQKNLQMEDANLYKTSFNRKNLYYEIKPKADAKKQLIKYVKQNKGKSGIIYCLSRKTVEQIAELLNVNDVKALPYHAGLDPQTRMHNQDAFLNEDVDVVVATIAFGMGIDKPDVRFVIHYDAPKSLEGYYQETGRAGRDGLEGNCVMFYSYDDIVKLEKFNKDKPVTERDNAKHLLHEMVSYSNLGVCRRRQLLGYFGEYLDKDCGFCDNCLKPTEKFKVQHEIVLALQTVLQTDQRFDVQHLSDVLTATSNQYVTSYEHNRLDVFGKGREYNESSDFWCSLIKQITIHGYLEKDVDNYGILKLTQRGMNYIEDPYPVSLSRNHDYDHQPIDQKEEDDKDSSPSSGGVAYDAELLAQLKALRKKIAKEKNLPPYVIFQDPSMEEMATTYPTTREEMAQINGVGMGKVQKFGRPFIDLIAKYVEDNEIETAKDVVIKSTVNKSKVKIFIIQQIDRKVDLEEIAETKSLSIEDLVEEIEHICYSGTRLNLDYYINQIMDEDRQDEIFDYFMRAETDNIAVAMREFGGDDFTEQELRLMRIKFLSEVAN; this comes from the coding sequence ATGATGCAGATTGACCAGAGGGTTCATGTAACCCTTAGAGAGCGTCTTAAAGAAATTTTTGGGTACAGTCAGTTTCGGGGTGATCAGGAAGCTATTATTCACAGCATCCTGGAAGGACGTAATACGTTCGTAATTATGCCAACGGGTGCTGGTAAATCACTCTGTTATCAATTGCCTGCTATTGTTAGCGAGGGCACTGCAATCGTGATTTCGCCCCTGATTGCCCTGATGAAAAACCAGGTTGATCAGCTAAATGCGTTTGGTATTAATGCGCAGTTCCTGAATTCAACGCTTTCAAAAACCGAAATGAACAAGGTTAAGAAAGATACGCTGAATGGAACATTAAAGCTTTTATATATCGCTCCCGAGTCGCTGACGAAAGAAGAGAATTTGGATTTTTTAAAGAAGGCCAATATTTCGTTCGTCGCCATTGATGAAGCTCACTGCATCTCCGAGTGGGGGCACGACTTCCGGCCTGAATACCGGAAAATTCGGGGCATTGTTGACAACATCGGTAACTTACCCGTCATTGCACTAACAGCTACGGCTACGCCAAAAGTGCAGCAGGATATTCAGAAAAACCTGCAGATGGAAGATGCTAACCTCTACAAAACTTCATTCAATCGGAAAAATCTCTACTACGAAATCAAGCCAAAAGCTGACGCCAAAAAGCAGCTGATCAAATATGTTAAGCAGAACAAGGGCAAATCGGGCATTATCTATTGCCTGAGTCGCAAAACGGTTGAACAGATCGCCGAACTGCTGAACGTAAACGACGTAAAAGCCCTGCCGTACCACGCCGGTCTGGATCCGCAGACACGTATGCACAATCAGGATGCGTTCCTGAACGAAGACGTAGACGTAGTGGTGGCAACCATCGCGTTCGGGATGGGGATTGACAAACCCGATGTCCGGTTCGTGATTCACTACGATGCACCCAAATCGCTGGAAGGGTATTACCAGGAAACGGGCCGGGCCGGGCGCGACGGGCTAGAAGGTAACTGCGTTATGTTCTACAGTTACGACGACATTGTCAAACTGGAGAAATTTAACAAGGATAAACCCGTTACGGAACGCGACAATGCCAAGCACCTGCTGCATGAAATGGTGTCCTACTCGAATCTAGGTGTCTGCCGTCGTCGGCAACTGCTGGGCTACTTTGGTGAATACCTGGACAAAGACTGCGGTTTCTGCGACAACTGCCTGAAACCGACCGAGAAATTTAAGGTTCAGCACGAAATTGTGCTGGCGTTGCAGACGGTTCTGCAAACCGATCAGCGATTTGATGTACAGCATCTGAGCGACGTATTAACCGCGACAAGTAATCAGTACGTAACGAGCTACGAGCACAACCGACTCGATGTTTTTGGAAAGGGGCGAGAATACAATGAAAGTTCTGACTTCTGGTGCTCGCTCATCAAACAGATCACAATTCACGGGTATCTCGAAAAAGACGTTGATAACTACGGTATTCTGAAGCTGACCCAGCGCGGGATGAACTACATCGAAGATCCGTATCCCGTTTCACTGTCGAGAAATCACGATTACGATCATCAACCCATTGATCAGAAGGAAGAGGACGATAAAGATTCGTCGCCCTCATCGGGTGGGGTTGCTTACGACGCTGAGCTGCTTGCCCAGCTGAAGGCGCTGCGCAAAAAGATTGCCAAGGAGAAAAATCTGCCACCCTATGTCATCTTCCAGGATCCGTCGATGGAAGAAATGGCAACAACTTACCCAACCACGCGCGAAGAAATGGCGCAGATCAACGGGGTTGGTATGGGGAAAGTGCAGAAATTTGGTCGCCCGTTCATTGATCTGATCGCCAAGTATGTTGAAGATAATGAGATTGAAACGGCTAAGGACGTTGTTATCAAATCCACCGTTAACAAATCGAAAGTTAAAATCTTCATCATTCAGCAGATTGACCGGAAAGTAGATCTGGAAGAAATTGCCGAAACGAAATCGCTTTCTATCGAAGATCTGGTCGAAGAAATCGAGCATATCTGCTACTCGGGAACCCGTCTGAACCTGGATTATTATATTAACCAGATCATGGACGAAGATCGGCAGGATGAGATTTTTGATTACTTCATGCGGGCCGAAACGGATAATATTGCCGTGGCTATGCGTGAATTTGGCGGAGATGATTTTACCGAACAGGAATTGCGGCTGATGCGCATCAAGTTCCTGTCGGAAGTAGCTAATTAA
- a CDS encoding stage 0 sporulation family protein: MSCKSCATGGCGTQRTTTDGSTTTVAGCGSGGCSTGGCNKLNSFDWLSDISMPGQHAIAVVEVKFKGGRKEYYRNVHQLDLTTGDYVVVEMQSGYHIGAVSLQGELVRIQLKKKGVKVNDDTKVIHRLATAKDLERHEQAVLRDLPALYRSREIVRELKLNMKLSDVEFQSDNTKATFYYSSEERVDFRELIKMLASEFKARIEMRQISLRQEAGRLGGIGSCGRELCCSTWLTDFKNIATSAARYQNLSLNPAKLSGQCGRLKCCLNYELDTYVDALRDIPTIDKPLETQKGRAYLQKTDIFRKLMWFGYGAESTWHPLPIARVLEIADLNKKGIIPESFDVLTPVGEKQPVTAAALNSDLQKLDAKYATRTAKKKKKKTKGPGANAPSGNNPKGSSTNK; the protein is encoded by the coding sequence ATGTCATGTAAATCCTGCGCAACCGGTGGGTGTGGCACCCAACGCACGACGACTGACGGCTCAACAACGACCGTTGCAGGATGTGGAAGTGGCGGATGTAGCACCGGAGGTTGCAATAAACTAAATTCATTTGACTGGCTGAGCGATATTTCAATGCCTGGCCAGCACGCGATAGCGGTGGTTGAAGTAAAATTCAAGGGCGGTCGCAAGGAATATTATCGGAACGTACACCAACTAGATTTGACAACGGGCGATTACGTGGTTGTTGAAATGCAGTCAGGGTATCATATCGGGGCCGTTTCCCTGCAGGGCGAACTGGTTCGGATACAACTCAAGAAGAAGGGTGTCAAAGTAAATGACGATACCAAAGTCATTCATCGACTGGCAACAGCGAAGGATCTGGAGCGGCATGAGCAGGCAGTACTACGAGACCTGCCAGCCCTGTACCGATCGCGCGAAATCGTTCGGGAGTTAAAGCTGAATATGAAGTTATCGGACGTTGAATTCCAGTCGGATAATACGAAAGCTACGTTCTATTACTCCTCAGAAGAGCGGGTCGATTTTCGGGAGCTGATTAAAATGCTTGCGAGTGAGTTCAAAGCTCGGATTGAAATGCGGCAGATCAGCCTGCGCCAGGAAGCGGGCCGACTGGGCGGCATTGGTTCCTGCGGACGTGAACTCTGCTGTTCGACCTGGCTCACCGATTTCAAAAATATCGCTACGTCGGCAGCGCGGTATCAAAACTTGTCGCTGAACCCGGCTAAATTATCAGGGCAGTGCGGGCGGCTGAAATGCTGCCTGAATTACGAGCTTGATACGTATGTCGATGCTCTGCGCGACATTCCGACCATCGACAAACCGCTGGAAACGCAGAAAGGACGTGCTTACCTGCAGAAAACCGATATTTTCCGGAAACTGATGTGGTTTGGATACGGTGCCGAAAGTACCTGGCATCCACTGCCCATTGCCCGCGTTCTGGAGATTGCCGATCTGAATAAAAAAGGTATTATTCCAGAATCCTTCGATGTGCTTACTCCCGTGGGTGAGAAGCAGCCTGTTACGGCTGCCGCATTAAACAGCGATCTGCAGAAGCTGGATGCCAAGTACGCGACTCGTACGGCCAAGAAGAAAAAGAAGAAAACGAAAGGTCCAGGAGCCAATGCCCCATCGGGTAACAATCCGAAGGGATCATCGACTAATAAATAA
- a CDS encoding phosphatase PAP2 family protein, translated as MQPFFDLLRKNRLFFALYALVLVVMGLLQITFTQEQLMQMVNVRNTEVADVFFTYVTYMGDGAFFVIICLILLAVNQRIGVMALASFALSSLTSLFLKSVMFPNSLRPLKFFEHSAFEYHIIKGLDVHSYNSFPSGHTTTAFAVFSLLTFLDTRKSRAWLFVFLGVLTGYSRVYLFQHFVEDTYVGSMVGTISSVVVYLALQKWTFEKTSRPIP; from the coding sequence TTGCAACCTTTTTTTGATTTGCTGCGGAAGAACCGACTGTTCTTTGCGCTTTATGCACTGGTGCTGGTTGTCATGGGGCTGCTGCAGATAACCTTTACCCAGGAGCAACTAATGCAGATGGTGAACGTGCGCAATACTGAAGTTGCCGACGTTTTCTTCACCTACGTTACGTATATGGGCGATGGGGCATTTTTCGTCATTATCTGCCTGATTCTACTAGCGGTCAATCAGCGGATTGGCGTTATGGCTCTGGCTAGTTTTGCGCTTTCGTCACTGACGTCTCTGTTTCTTAAGTCGGTGATGTTTCCAAATTCGCTGCGGCCACTCAAATTCTTCGAGCACTCCGCTTTTGAATACCACATCATCAAAGGGCTTGATGTGCATAGCTACAACAGCTTTCCGTCGGGGCATACAACAACCGCATTTGCCGTTTTTAGTCTGCTGACCTTTCTCGACACCCGAAAAAGCAGGGCATGGCTGTTTGTGTTTCTCGGCGTTCTGACGGGCTATTCCCGAGTATATCTGTTCCAGCATTTTGTGGAAGATACCTACGTGGGCTCGATGGTGGGTACTATATCGTCAGTTGTTGTGTATCTGGCGTTGCAGAAGTGGACATTTGAGAAAACCAGTCGGCCAATACCATAA
- a CDS encoding BlaI/MecI/CopY family transcriptional regulator: MEKLTTKEEEVMQVLWKLEPCYVKDMVSHFTNPPLHYNTVSTIVRNLEEKGYIGHQAYGNTHEYFALVSKEDYQNRFVLKKVVGDYFDNSYKNLVSYFAQNEKISADELREILAMIEKEK; encoded by the coding sequence ATGGAAAAGCTCACTACCAAAGAAGAAGAGGTGATGCAGGTACTCTGGAAATTAGAGCCCTGCTACGTTAAGGACATGGTTTCGCACTTTACGAACCCGCCTTTACACTATAATACGGTCTCGACCATTGTTCGTAATCTGGAAGAAAAAGGGTACATCGGTCACCAGGCCTATGGTAATACGCACGAATATTTTGCCTTGGTCAGCAAAGAGGACTACCAGAATCGCTTCGTGCTGAAGAAAGTAGTGGGCGATTATTTTGATAACTCGTACAAAAACCTGGTCAGCTATTTTGCCCAGAACGAAAAGATCTCCGCCGACGAACTCCGGGAAATTCTGGCCATGATTGAGAAAGAAAAATAA
- a CDS encoding SIS domain-containing protein: MKVTKNHKSTARAVLMAEADAIRHAMDLIDEQFDAAVETILMRTGRLVVTGVGKSAIIGQKIVATMNSTGTPALFMHAADAIHGDLGMIQANDVILILSKSGNTSEIKVLLPLLKRTDVPIIAMVSSTNSYLAQQADFVIQAYAEREADPMNLAPTTSTTVALALGDALAISLLEARGFTRHDFARYHPGGALGKQLYLKVSDIFPHNQCPKVTLDATVKDVIFTISANRLGATAVIDKDGLLAGIVTDGDIRRMAYEHDSFLKLCASDVMTATPICVSPDEYAVAALQLMQSRNITQLVVVDKGYVKGFIHLHDLLKEGLV, encoded by the coding sequence TTGAAAGTAACAAAAAATCACAAATCAACTGCGCGGGCCGTCCTTATGGCTGAGGCCGATGCGATTCGGCACGCTATGGACCTGATCGACGAACAATTTGACGCGGCTGTCGAAACCATTCTCATGCGTACGGGCCGTTTGGTTGTGACTGGTGTTGGTAAAAGTGCCATTATCGGCCAGAAGATCGTGGCTACCATGAACTCGACGGGTACCCCAGCCCTGTTCATGCACGCGGCTGATGCCATTCACGGCGATCTGGGTATGATTCAGGCTAATGACGTTATACTAATTCTGTCTAAGAGTGGTAATACGTCAGAAATAAAGGTACTGTTACCTCTGCTTAAACGAACGGACGTACCTATCATAGCGATGGTGAGCAGCACGAACTCTTACCTAGCGCAGCAGGCTGATTTCGTTATCCAGGCGTATGCCGAACGGGAAGCAGACCCAATGAATCTGGCCCCAACGACCAGCACCACCGTAGCGCTGGCTTTGGGTGATGCCCTTGCGATTAGTTTATTGGAAGCGCGGGGCTTTACGCGGCACGATTTTGCCCGGTATCACCCCGGTGGCGCACTTGGGAAACAGCTTTATCTAAAAGTATCCGACATTTTTCCACACAATCAATGCCCAAAGGTGACGCTGGACGCGACTGTCAAAGATGTTATTTTCACGATTTCAGCGAATCGACTGGGCGCTACGGCCGTTATCGATAAAGATGGTTTACTGGCCGGGATTGTTACAGATGGCGATATTCGTCGGATGGCCTACGAACATGATTCTTTTTTGAAATTATGCGCCAGCGACGTAATGACGGCCACGCCAATCTGTGTTTCGCCGGATGAGTACGCAGTTGCCGCACTACAGTTGATGCAAAGCCGCAACATTACCCAGCTTGTGGTGGTGGATAAAGGTTATGTCAAAGGGTTTATCCATTTGCATGACCTGCTTAAGGAAGGACTGGTATAG